A DNA window from Hordeum vulgare subsp. vulgare chromosome 1H, MorexV3_pseudomolecules_assembly, whole genome shotgun sequence contains the following coding sequences:
- the LOC123411198 gene encoding EC protein I/II — protein sequence MGCDDKCGCAVPCPGGTGCRCTSARSGAEHTTCACGEHCGCNPCACGREGTPSGRENRRSNCSCGAACNCASCGSTA from the coding sequence ATGGGCTGCGACGACAAGTGCGGGTGCGCCGTGCCGTGCCCCGGCGGCACGGGCTGCAGGTGCACCTCGGCGAGGAGCGGCGCGGAGCACACCACGTGCGCGTGCGGCGAGCACTGTGGGTGCAACCCGTGCGCGTGCGGGCGCGAGGGGACGCCGTCCGGGCGGGAGAATAGGCGGTCCAACTGCTCCTGCGGCGCGGCCTGCAACTGCGCTTCATGCGGCTCGACCGCCTGA